A single region of the Streptomyces vilmorinianum genome encodes:
- a CDS encoding glycosyltransferase family 2 protein — translation MLLSIVVPCFNEEEIIGRFHDHVTAELSRFDGEFELVYVDDGSRDRTLPLLEEIAASDPRARYVSFSRNFGKEAAMLAGLQHAHGDAVVIMDADLQHPPELVHRMVSLHAEGYDQVIARRTRKGDRVTRTMTARAYYWAINRLVDVELVDGVGDFRLLSRRTVDAILELTEYNRFSKGLFAWVGFRTTTFEYENAVREQGRSKWTFGKLLNYGLDGLLSFNNKPLRAAVYLGMILVSVALAYAAWIVGVALVNGVDTPGYVTLLVIVTALAGVQMVMLGLVGEYVGRIYYEVKRRPHFLVQATNAAGPGSYGRPRTDTTRTRESLIETVASK, via the coding sequence GTGCTGCTCTCGATCGTGGTCCCGTGTTTCAACGAAGAGGAGATCATCGGTCGCTTCCACGACCATGTGACCGCCGAACTCTCCCGTTTCGACGGAGAATTCGAACTGGTCTATGTGGACGACGGAAGCCGTGACCGTACGCTCCCGCTCCTGGAGGAGATCGCCGCCTCCGACCCCCGCGCCCGCTACGTCTCCTTCAGCCGGAACTTCGGCAAGGAGGCCGCGATGCTGGCCGGTCTCCAGCACGCGCACGGTGACGCCGTCGTCATCATGGACGCCGACCTGCAGCATCCGCCGGAGCTCGTGCACCGCATGGTGAGCCTGCACGCCGAGGGATACGACCAGGTCATCGCCCGTCGCACCCGCAAGGGCGACCGCGTGACCCGCACCATGACCGCGCGCGCCTACTACTGGGCGATCAACAGGCTGGTGGACGTCGAGCTCGTGGACGGCGTCGGCGACTTCCGGCTGCTCTCGCGCCGTACCGTCGACGCGATCCTCGAACTCACCGAGTACAACCGCTTCTCCAAGGGGCTTTTCGCCTGGGTCGGATTCCGCACCACCACATTCGAGTACGAGAACGCGGTGCGCGAGCAGGGCCGCTCGAAATGGACCTTCGGAAAGCTGCTCAACTACGGGCTCGACGGGCTGCTCTCCTTCAACAACAAACCGCTGCGGGCGGCCGTCTATCTGGGAATGATCCTGGTCTCCGTGGCCCTCGCATACGCGGCCTGGATCGTCGGTGTCGCCCTGGTGAACGGCGTCGACACTCCCGGATACGTGACGCTGCTCGTCATCGTCACCGCGCTGGCCGGAGTCCAGATGGTGATGCTCGGCCTGGTCGGCGAGTACGTCGGCCGTATCTACTACGAGGTGAAGCGGCGCCCGCACTTCCTGGTGCAGGCGACGAACGCGGCGGGCCCCGGGTCGTACGGGCGGCCGCGGACCGACACCACCCGAACACGTGAGTCGTTGATCGAGACAGTCGCGTCGAAGTAG
- a CDS encoding SurA N-terminal domain-containing protein has product MHRRTALSVSAALLAAAPLLTACGSDAHPGAAAVVGGERIEVSSLQAQVRDVRTAQQASPQAAQLIQATGDLSREKLNVMIFDRVVERVAADHGVTATRGEIQQTRSEFARQSGGEAQLAAMLLQQQGIAPDQIDQVVRRTVLMNKIAAELGVENTPEGQQKLTEVFTAASKELDIDVNPRFGAWDDTKIQLGAFTSPWLRRISQDPAAAEAGA; this is encoded by the coding sequence TTGCACCGCCGCACTGCGCTCTCCGTATCCGCCGCGCTCCTCGCCGCGGCGCCGCTGCTCACCGCCTGCGGCAGTGACGCCCACCCAGGGGCGGCGGCCGTCGTCGGCGGCGAACGGATCGAGGTGTCCAGCCTCCAGGCGCAGGTGCGCGACGTACGGACCGCGCAGCAGGCGTCCCCGCAGGCCGCGCAGCTGATCCAGGCCACCGGTGACCTCAGCCGCGAGAAACTCAACGTGATGATCTTCGACCGGGTGGTGGAACGGGTCGCCGCGGACCACGGCGTCACCGCCACGCGCGGGGAGATCCAGCAGACGCGGAGCGAGTTCGCCCGGCAGAGCGGCGGCGAGGCCCAGCTCGCCGCGATGCTGCTCCAGCAGCAGGGGATCGCCCCCGACCAGATCGACCAGGTCGTCCGCCGCACGGTCCTCATGAACAAGATCGCGGCCGAGCTCGGCGTCGAGAACACCCCCGAGGGCCAGCAGAAGCTCACCGAGGTCTTCACCGCCGCGTCCAAGGAACTCGACATCGACGTGAACCCGCGCTTCGGCGCGTGGGACGACACCAAGATCCAGTTGGGTGCCTTCACCTCGCCCTGGCTTCGCCGGATCAGCCAGGACCCGGCGGCCGCCGAGGCCGGGGCCTGA
- a CDS encoding nucleoside triphosphate pyrophosphohydrolase translates to MNAEAPVEPGRIVLLTASHRVAPGLLSWPAWQALHGADRVLCADEHHPQLPYLREAGVAVEHARPAAQDLVDACAGGRTVVVLPSGEGDQALTDGLARLAGSGRVTMPDLELLPGSYDLPGARLLDLVQVMDRIRRECPWSSRQTHKGLAKYGIEEAYELVEAIEDGDRTELREELGDVLLQVVFHARIAEEDEDEPFSVDDVAGTIVEKLIHRHPHVFGDETAETPEDVKEHWLRTKAIEKQRDSVTDGVPLGQPGLALAAKLAGRVRTAGLDVEPPAGEGIGYELLALAVRAEASGVDPEAALRAAARVYRDTIRAAEGVPSAQ, encoded by the coding sequence GTGAACGCTGAAGCACCCGTCGAGCCCGGCCGTATCGTTCTGCTCACCGCCAGCCACCGCGTGGCCCCCGGACTGCTGTCCTGGCCCGCGTGGCAGGCGCTGCACGGCGCCGACCGTGTGCTGTGCGCCGACGAGCACCACCCCCAGCTCCCGTACCTCCGCGAGGCCGGCGTCGCCGTCGAGCACGCCCGCCCCGCCGCGCAGGACCTCGTCGACGCGTGCGCGGGCGGCCGGACCGTCGTCGTCCTGCCCTCCGGCGAGGGCGACCAGGCCCTCACCGACGGGCTCGCCCGGCTGGCCGGCTCCGGCCGCGTCACGATGCCCGACCTGGAGCTGCTGCCCGGCTCGTACGACCTGCCCGGCGCCCGGCTCCTCGACCTGGTGCAGGTCATGGACCGCATCCGCCGCGAGTGCCCGTGGTCCTCGCGGCAGACGCACAAGGGGCTGGCCAAGTACGGCATCGAGGAGGCGTACGAGCTCGTCGAGGCGATCGAGGACGGCGACCGCACCGAGCTGCGCGAGGAGCTCGGGGACGTGCTCCTCCAGGTCGTCTTCCACGCCCGGATCGCGGAGGAGGACGAGGACGAGCCGTTCTCCGTGGACGACGTCGCCGGCACGATCGTGGAGAAGCTGATCCACCGCCACCCGCACGTCTTCGGCGACGAGACCGCCGAGACCCCGGAGGACGTCAAGGAGCACTGGCTGCGCACCAAGGCGATCGAGAAGCAGCGCGACTCGGTCACCGACGGGGTCCCGCTCGGCCAGCCGGGTCTGGCCCTCGCCGCGAAGCTGGCGGGCCGGGTCCGAACGGCGGGCCTGGACGTCGAGCCGCCCGCGGGGGAGGGCATCGGCTACGAACTGCTCGCCCTCGCCGTCCGCGCGGAGGCGTCCGGCGTCGACCCGGAGGCGGCACTGCGGGCGGCGGCCCGCGTCTACCGCGACACGATCCGCGCGGCCGAGGGCGTCCCGAGCGCTCAGTAA